A single genomic interval of Pyrus communis chromosome 7, drPyrComm1.1, whole genome shotgun sequence harbors:
- the LOC137739217 gene encoding protein indeterminate-domain 7 isoform X1, with amino-acid sequence MMLFQQQYSQQLVDENMSNLTSASGEAASVSSGNRNEIGTNFSQQFFTTPPQAQPALKKKRNLPGNPDPDAEVIALSPKTLMATNRFICEICNKGFQRDQNLQLHRRGHNLPWKLKQRTSKEVRKKVYVCPEASCVHHDPSRALGDLTGIKKHFCRKHGEKKWKCDKCSKRYAVQSDWKAHSKTCGTREYRCDCGTLFSRRDSFITHRAFCDALAEESARAITSANNPHHLLISQQQQQMNLNQVQLGHQFNQDIHGFSLKKEQQSFTTLRPDLPPWLGPPNCTIDLSSSSSLFSPTHHQDLSLDDSHNGTPQNPNPNPSPSSLGPTLPPFHPAPSPHMSATALLQKAAQMGATMSSKHSTTTAAAAAAAASASPQPMVRVHQHSQGHMSEFSGHVSAFAAAGANATNSTTGPAVSGVHHHHQNQHHQASLLHDMMNSLSSGTGFEGAAFELEAFGSLPNILNNAKKDSTNSTHFNRSGSDDGGANGEGLTRDFLGLRALSHSDILNIAGIGNCVRSANAAAAVANTASRDHQKPWQG; translated from the exons ATGATGCTCTTCCAACAACAATACTCACAGCAGCTGGTGGATGAGAACATGTCCAATCTAACTTCAGCATCAGGTGAAGCTGCTAGCGTCTCATCTGGCAACAGAAATGAAATTGGCACCAACTTTTCTCAGCAGTTTTTTACCACACCACCGCAAGCTCAACCCGCTctcaaaaagaagagaaatttgcCAGGCAATCCag ACCCAGATGCAGAAGTGATAGCCTTGTCCCCCAAGACACTCATGGCAACAAACAGGTTCATCTGTGAGATCTGCAACAAAGGGTTTCAGAGAGACCAGAATCTGCAGCTTCACAGAAGAGGGCACAACCTGCCATGGAAGCTCAAGCAAAGAACAAGCAAGGAGGTGAGGAAGAAGGTTTATGTGTGCCCAGAAGCCAGCTGTGTCCACCATGACCCTTCAAGGGCTCTTGGGGACCTGACTGGGATCAAGAAGCACTTTTGCAGAAAGCACGGTGAGAAGAAGTGGAAATGTGACAAGTGCTCAAAGAGGTATGCGGTTCAATCGGATTGGAAAGCTCATTCCAAAACCTGTGGCACTAGGGAGTACAGATGTGACTGTGGAACCCTATTCTCGAG GAGGGATAGTTTCATCACTCACAGAGCCTTCTGTGATGCTTTAGCAGAAGAGAGTGCAAGAGCCATCACCTCAGCAAACAACCCACATCATCTTCTCATCTCTCAGCAACAACAACAGATGAATCTTAACCAAGTGCAATTAGGGCACCAATTTAATCAAGACATCCATGGATTTTCACTGAAAAAAGAGCAGCAGAGTTTTACAACCCTAAGGCCAGATTTACCACCTTGGTTGGGCCCACCAAACTGCACCATTGACCTCTCCTCATCCTCCTCACTCTTCTCCCCAACCCACCACCAGGATTTATCCCTCGATGATTCCCATAATGGCACaccacaaaaccctaaccctaaccctagcccTAGCAGCTTGGGCCCCACACTCCCACCCTTCCACCCTGCACCTTCCCCTCACATGTCAGCCACTGCATTGCTACAGAAGGCAGCTCAGATGGGTGCAACCATGAGCAGCAAGCATAGTACTActacagcagcagcagcagcagctgcagCCTCTGCATCACCACAGCCCATGGTGAGGGTCCACCAGCACAGCCAGGGTCACATGTCTGAGTTCAGTGGTCACGTGTCTGCTTTTGCAGCAGCAGGGGCCAATGCTACTAATAGCACAACTGGTCCTGCAGTCTCAGGtgttcatcatcaccatcaaaaCCAACATCATCAAGCGTCTCTGCTCCATGATATGATGAACTCTCTGTCTTCCGGAACTGGGTTCGAAGGGGCTGCTTTTGAGCTGGAGGCTTTCGGCTCCCTCCCTAATATTTTGAACAATGCAAAAAAAGACTCGACCAATTCGACCCATTTCAACAGAAGTGGTAGCGACGACGGCGGTGCAAACGGTGAAGGTTTGACCCGAGATTTCTTGGGACTGAGAGCACTGTCTCACAGTGACATTCTGAACATTGCTGGTATTGGAAACTGTGTCAGAAGTGCtaatgctgctgctgctgttgctaaTACTGCTTCCCGTGACCACCAAAAACCTTGGCAAGGTTAA
- the LOC137739217 gene encoding protein indeterminate-domain 7 isoform X2 codes for MSNLTSASGEAASVSSGNRNEIGTNFSQQFFTTPPQAQPALKKKRNLPGNPDPDAEVIALSPKTLMATNRFICEICNKGFQRDQNLQLHRRGHNLPWKLKQRTSKEVRKKVYVCPEASCVHHDPSRALGDLTGIKKHFCRKHGEKKWKCDKCSKRYAVQSDWKAHSKTCGTREYRCDCGTLFSRRDSFITHRAFCDALAEESARAITSANNPHHLLISQQQQQMNLNQVQLGHQFNQDIHGFSLKKEQQSFTTLRPDLPPWLGPPNCTIDLSSSSSLFSPTHHQDLSLDDSHNGTPQNPNPNPSPSSLGPTLPPFHPAPSPHMSATALLQKAAQMGATMSSKHSTTTAAAAAAAASASPQPMVRVHQHSQGHMSEFSGHVSAFAAAGANATNSTTGPAVSGVHHHHQNQHHQASLLHDMMNSLSSGTGFEGAAFELEAFGSLPNILNNAKKDSTNSTHFNRSGSDDGGANGEGLTRDFLGLRALSHSDILNIAGIGNCVRSANAAAAVANTASRDHQKPWQG; via the exons ATGTCCAATCTAACTTCAGCATCAGGTGAAGCTGCTAGCGTCTCATCTGGCAACAGAAATGAAATTGGCACCAACTTTTCTCAGCAGTTTTTTACCACACCACCGCAAGCTCAACCCGCTctcaaaaagaagagaaatttgcCAGGCAATCCag ACCCAGATGCAGAAGTGATAGCCTTGTCCCCCAAGACACTCATGGCAACAAACAGGTTCATCTGTGAGATCTGCAACAAAGGGTTTCAGAGAGACCAGAATCTGCAGCTTCACAGAAGAGGGCACAACCTGCCATGGAAGCTCAAGCAAAGAACAAGCAAGGAGGTGAGGAAGAAGGTTTATGTGTGCCCAGAAGCCAGCTGTGTCCACCATGACCCTTCAAGGGCTCTTGGGGACCTGACTGGGATCAAGAAGCACTTTTGCAGAAAGCACGGTGAGAAGAAGTGGAAATGTGACAAGTGCTCAAAGAGGTATGCGGTTCAATCGGATTGGAAAGCTCATTCCAAAACCTGTGGCACTAGGGAGTACAGATGTGACTGTGGAACCCTATTCTCGAG GAGGGATAGTTTCATCACTCACAGAGCCTTCTGTGATGCTTTAGCAGAAGAGAGTGCAAGAGCCATCACCTCAGCAAACAACCCACATCATCTTCTCATCTCTCAGCAACAACAACAGATGAATCTTAACCAAGTGCAATTAGGGCACCAATTTAATCAAGACATCCATGGATTTTCACTGAAAAAAGAGCAGCAGAGTTTTACAACCCTAAGGCCAGATTTACCACCTTGGTTGGGCCCACCAAACTGCACCATTGACCTCTCCTCATCCTCCTCACTCTTCTCCCCAACCCACCACCAGGATTTATCCCTCGATGATTCCCATAATGGCACaccacaaaaccctaaccctaaccctagcccTAGCAGCTTGGGCCCCACACTCCCACCCTTCCACCCTGCACCTTCCCCTCACATGTCAGCCACTGCATTGCTACAGAAGGCAGCTCAGATGGGTGCAACCATGAGCAGCAAGCATAGTACTActacagcagcagcagcagcagctgcagCCTCTGCATCACCACAGCCCATGGTGAGGGTCCACCAGCACAGCCAGGGTCACATGTCTGAGTTCAGTGGTCACGTGTCTGCTTTTGCAGCAGCAGGGGCCAATGCTACTAATAGCACAACTGGTCCTGCAGTCTCAGGtgttcatcatcaccatcaaaaCCAACATCATCAAGCGTCTCTGCTCCATGATATGATGAACTCTCTGTCTTCCGGAACTGGGTTCGAAGGGGCTGCTTTTGAGCTGGAGGCTTTCGGCTCCCTCCCTAATATTTTGAACAATGCAAAAAAAGACTCGACCAATTCGACCCATTTCAACAGAAGTGGTAGCGACGACGGCGGTGCAAACGGTGAAGGTTTGACCCGAGATTTCTTGGGACTGAGAGCACTGTCTCACAGTGACATTCTGAACATTGCTGGTATTGGAAACTGTGTCAGAAGTGCtaatgctgctgctgctgttgctaaTACTGCTTCCCGTGACCACCAAAAACCTTGGCAAGGTTAA